A genomic window from Streptomyces sp. MST-110588 includes:
- the fabI gene encoding enoyl-ACP reductase FabI, whose amino-acid sequence MSGILAGKRILVTGVLTEASIAFHVARLAQEEGAEVVLTGFGRLSLVERIAKRLPKPAPVIELDVQNKEHLDGLAAKVSEHFGADASLDGVVHSIGFAPQDALGGNFLNTEWESVATAVEVSAYSFKALTMALLPLLEKRGASVVGMDFDAQMAWPKYDWMGVSKAALEATSRYMARDLGPKNIRCNLISAGPIKSMAARSIPGFEELTDVWSTRAPIGWDLTDPEPAGRGVVALLSDWFPKTTGEIVHVDGGVHMMGA is encoded by the coding sequence ATGAGTGGAATCCTCGCAGGCAAGCGCATCCTCGTCACCGGCGTGCTGACCGAGGCGTCGATCGCCTTCCACGTCGCCAGGCTGGCCCAGGAGGAGGGTGCCGAGGTCGTCCTGACCGGCTTCGGGCGGCTCTCCCTGGTCGAGCGGATCGCCAAGCGGCTGCCGAAGCCCGCGCCCGTGATCGAACTGGACGTCCAGAACAAGGAGCACCTGGACGGCCTGGCCGCCAAGGTCTCCGAGCACTTCGGTGCCGACGCCTCGCTGGACGGCGTCGTGCACTCCATCGGCTTCGCCCCCCAGGACGCGCTGGGCGGCAACTTCCTGAACACGGAATGGGAGTCGGTCGCCACCGCCGTGGAGGTCTCGGCGTACTCCTTCAAGGCCCTGACGATGGCGCTGCTGCCGCTGCTGGAGAAGCGCGGCGCCTCGGTCGTCGGCATGGACTTCGACGCGCAGATGGCCTGGCCCAAGTACGACTGGATGGGCGTGTCCAAGGCGGCGCTGGAGGCCACCTCCCGCTACATGGCCCGCGACCTGGGCCCCAAGAACATCCGCTGCAATCTGATCTCGGCCGGCCCGATCAAGTCGATGGCCGCCCGGTCCATCCCCGGCTTCGAGGAGCTGACCGACGTGTGGTCCACCCGCGCGCCGATCGGCTGGGACCTCACCGACCCCGAGCCGGCGGGCCGTGGCGTCGTGGCCCTGCTCTCGGACTGGTTCCCCAAGACCACCGGTGAGATCGTGCACGTCGACGGCGGCGTGCACATGATGGGCGCCTGA
- a CDS encoding histidine phosphatase family protein: MSVDTPRRIVLLRHAKAEWSQESDHERPLAERGRKDAPIAGRRLAGAGITPDLTLCSTALRTRETWKLVAPELPQRPRTVYEERLYEASIGELIAVVNEVPDEVNDLLLVGHNPGMQGMADVLAGEAEGDLLVRLNSRGFPTASVAVLTFNGSWKSVEPGVARLVAYWPPHE; encoded by the coding sequence ATGAGCGTCGATACACCTCGCCGGATCGTCCTTCTCCGACATGCCAAGGCCGAGTGGTCGCAGGAGAGCGACCATGAGCGCCCGCTCGCCGAACGTGGCCGCAAGGACGCCCCGATCGCCGGCCGCCGGCTCGCCGGAGCCGGCATCACCCCTGACCTGACCCTGTGCTCCACGGCCCTGCGCACCCGCGAGACCTGGAAACTCGTCGCCCCGGAGCTGCCGCAGCGGCCCCGGACGGTCTATGAGGAGCGGCTCTACGAGGCGTCGATCGGCGAACTGATCGCGGTGGTCAACGAGGTTCCCGACGAGGTGAACGACCTGCTGCTGGTCGGGCACAACCCGGGCATGCAGGGGATGGCCGACGTCCTGGCGGGCGAGGCGGAAGGCGACCTGCTGGTCCGGCTGAACAGCCGCGGCTTCCCGACCGCCTCCGTCGCGGTGCTGACCTTCAACGGCTCCTGGAAGTCCGTCGAGCCCGGCGTGGCCCGGCTGGTCGCCTACTGGCCGCCGCACGAGTAA
- the serB gene encoding phosphoserine phosphatase SerB produces MSASQTQPATAVPGDDVPTLLVKIFGKDRPGITAGLFDTLAAYSVDVVDIEQVVTRGRIVLCVLITAPSPAVGSSGSTEGDLRATVHSWAESLRLQAEIISGIGDNRPRGTGRSHVTVLGHPLTAESTAAIAAAITGTGGNIDRIFRLAKYPVTAVEFAVSGAPTDLLRTALATEAAVLGVDVAVVAAGLQRRAQRLVVMDVDSTLIQDEVIELFAAHAGCEEEVAEVTAAAMRGELDFEQSLHARVALLEGLDASVVEKVRKEVRLTPGARTLVRTLKHLGYQVGVVSGGFTQVTDALKEELGLDFASANTLEIVDGRLTGRVTGDIVDRAGKARLLRSFARQAGVPLAQTVAIGDGANDLDMLNTAGLGVAFNAKPVVREAAHTAVNVPFLDTVLYLLGITREEVEAADTHDD; encoded by the coding sequence ATGAGCGCATCGCAGACCCAGCCTGCCACCGCCGTACCGGGCGATGACGTACCGACTCTTCTCGTCAAGATCTTCGGGAAGGACCGGCCCGGCATCACCGCAGGTCTCTTCGACACCCTCGCCGCCTACTCCGTCGATGTCGTGGACATCGAGCAGGTCGTCACCCGGGGCCGCATCGTCCTGTGCGTGCTGATCACCGCACCCTCGCCCGCCGTCGGCTCGTCCGGCTCCACCGAGGGCGACCTGCGCGCCACGGTGCACAGTTGGGCCGAGTCCCTCCGCCTCCAGGCGGAGATCATCTCCGGCATCGGTGACAACCGGCCGCGCGGCACCGGCCGTTCGCACGTCACGGTCCTGGGTCACCCCCTCACCGCCGAGTCCACCGCCGCGATCGCCGCCGCCATCACCGGCACCGGCGGCAACATCGACCGCATCTTCCGGCTCGCCAAGTACCCGGTCACCGCCGTGGAGTTCGCGGTGTCCGGCGCCCCTACGGACCTGCTGCGCACCGCCCTGGCCACCGAGGCGGCGGTCCTGGGCGTGGACGTGGCGGTGGTGGCCGCCGGTCTTCAGCGCCGCGCCCAGCGGCTGGTCGTCATGGACGTCGACTCCACCCTCATCCAGGACGAGGTGATCGAGCTCTTCGCGGCGCACGCCGGCTGCGAGGAGGAGGTCGCCGAGGTGACGGCCGCGGCCATGCGCGGCGAGCTGGACTTCGAGCAGTCGCTGCACGCCCGGGTCGCGCTGCTGGAGGGCCTGGACGCCTCGGTGGTGGAGAAGGTGCGCAAGGAGGTACGGCTCACTCCCGGCGCCCGTACGCTCGTCCGTACCCTCAAGCACCTGGGCTACCAGGTCGGCGTGGTCTCGGGCGGCTTCACCCAGGTCACCGACGCGCTCAAGGAGGAGCTGGGCCTGGACTTCGCCTCCGCCAACACGCTGGAGATCGTCGACGGACGGCTCACCGGCCGGGTGACCGGCGACATCGTGGACCGGGCGGGCAAGGCGCGGCTGCTGCGCAGCTTCGCGCGCCAGGCCGGGGTGCCGCTGGCGCAGACCGTGGCGATCGGTGACGGCGCCAACGACCTGGACATGCTCAACACGGCGGGCCTGGGCGTGGCCTTCAACGCCAAACCGGTCGTACGGGAGGCCGCCCACACCGCCGTGAACGTGCCGTTCCTGGACACCGTGCTGTATCTGCTGGGCATCACCCGCGAAGAGGTCGAGGCTGCGGACACCCACGACGACTGA
- a CDS encoding SGM_5486 family transporter-associated protein, giving the protein MPVLEPNPQGGQKKLLIVLGAMLGVTLVIAVIASLASP; this is encoded by the coding sequence ATGCCAGTGCTCGAACCGAATCCGCAGGGCGGTCAGAAGAAGCTCCTCATCGTGCTGGGCGCGATGCTGGGCGTGACCCTCGTCATCGCCGTCATCGCGAGCCTCGCCTCACCGTGA
- a CDS encoding FadR/GntR family transcriptional regulator: MPLTSPRRSALADQVITQLRAQITSGEWPVGSRIPTEPELVEQLGVARNTVREAVRALAHNGLLDIRQGSGTYVVATSELAGVMNRRFADADPWHVAELRRALETEAARLAAQRRTEQDLRQLAALLERREAAWASGNAAAFVAADASFHMAVVSAAHNDVLTELYADLSGVLRDFLRADVGEELLPELYMDHSRLLETVRAGDGERAAAEAGRHPFGCRVNGPRRG; this comes from the coding sequence GTGCCCCTGACCTCGCCCCGGCGCTCCGCGCTGGCGGACCAGGTGATCACGCAGCTCCGCGCCCAGATCACCTCCGGTGAATGGCCCGTCGGCTCCCGTATCCCCACCGAGCCCGAGCTGGTCGAGCAGTTGGGCGTGGCCCGCAACACCGTCCGTGAGGCCGTACGGGCGCTGGCGCACAACGGGCTGCTCGACATCCGCCAGGGCTCGGGCACGTACGTGGTGGCGACCAGTGAGCTGGCCGGTGTGATGAACCGCCGCTTCGCCGACGCCGATCCGTGGCACGTCGCCGAGCTGCGCCGCGCCCTGGAGACGGAGGCCGCCCGGCTGGCCGCCCAGCGCCGTACCGAGCAGGACCTGCGGCAGCTCGCCGCGCTGCTGGAGCGCCGGGAGGCGGCCTGGGCATCCGGGAACGCGGCGGCGTTCGTGGCGGCCGACGCCTCGTTCCACATGGCGGTCGTCTCCGCCGCGCACAACGACGTACTGACGGAGCTGTACGCCGATCTCAGCGGGGTGCTGCGCGACTTCCTGCGCGCCGACGTCGGCGAGGAACTGCTGCCCGAGCTGTACATGGACCACTCACGGCTGCTGGAGACCGTCCGGGCGGGCGACGGCGAGCGGGCGGCGGCCGAGGCCGGCCGGCACCCCTTCGGCTGCCGGGTCAACGGCCCGCGCCGCGGCTGA